GTAGAACTTTGTCCCGGCGCCGTCCATGCCTGACCGAGTTTGCACACAGCCTCGGCCCTGACCGGCCCTTCGACGGAAAGACGGACGCCGCGGTACGACTTACCCGAAGCAGCCGTGCGCACCAGCGTGTAGCATCCGTCGGGGGAGGGAAATCCGCCCGCGCCTTCCTCACTGTCAAATTTGTCGCCGCTGCGTCTCGCGATGACATCAGCAACAAACCTTGGACAAACCAGGCTTTCGCGAAGCTACGCGCGAAGGCCTGACTTGTTCGGATACAGCCATGGCCCGTTCGTGCCGGGGGATGGATAGCGTTTAACCCCTCCTGCGCTCTACGCCTGCCGCCACCTCGACGGTCACATGTTCCGTCCCGGTCGTCTCGCGCACGCGGCCTTTCACGGCGCGACGCACGTCTTCCGCCACCGCGCCCGGCGCGAGCTCGATCTCCAGCGTGGCCATGGGCCGCTCCTGAGTGATCGACCAGGCGTGGACATGATGGGCGCGGGCCAAGCCGGAGCATTCGCTAAGCGGCGATTGTGGATGACACTCGGTAGCTCCTATCGCTCTTCCCTATCGTAAACGACTCCGCTCGAGCAGATAGCGGCTTGGAGGCTTGCCGACCATCTTTCGAAACATGGTCACGAAACTGCTGGCGCTTTCATAGCCGAGATCGATGGCGACGGCCTGAACCGACTGACCAGCGCTAAGCCGCCGCAAGGCAAGCACAATATGCAACTGTCGGCGCCAGCGGCCGAAACTCATGCCCACCTCTTCGGCCAACAGACGGCTCAGGCTGCGCTCGCTGAGCGCGACGCGGGAGGCCCACTTCGCGACGCTCGCATGATCCGCAGGCGCCGCGATCAACAGGTCGGTGAGCCTCTTCAGGCGCGGATCGCCGGGGATGGGGAGGCAGAGGTCCTCGACCGGTGCCACAGCCAGCTCATCGAAGAGAACGGACACGATCCGGCCATCCGGACCGTCGACGTCATAGAGGTCCGGCAGAGCGTTTGCCCGCATCAGCAACTCACGGAAAAAACGCGACACCGTGATCGTGCAGCAGCCTTTCGGCAGGTTCGCGGATTCGGGAGGATCAATGAAGAGAGAGAGACACTCCACCTCGCCCGAGCCGAAAACGGAATGGGGCAGCCCGCCGGGAATCCACACGGCGCATTGCGGCGGTACGATCCAGACTGCGCCGTCGACCTCGCAATTGACGACGCCACGCACCGTGAAAAGCAGTTGCGCCTTCTGATGGTGGTGCCGGGGCGATTGCTCCAGGGCGTCAAGGGTGGCGACCGCGTTGGCTGCCACCAGCGCACGCGGGATCTCGTCGACATAGGCGAGCCAGTCGGGACGGACGTCCAGATACATCTCAGACCTCGACGTTATCAGATTAGGCCGGATTGAAACATATAGTGGCAAGGTTGCGCAATGACGCCACGTGCCGGCTGGCGTATTGCTGTGAGGCAGAGGCGGCTGGCGGATCTTGTGATCGCGCTCCGTTACTGGAGGGGCAGAGCTGACCTGCCAGACACATATCTTTACGTTGCGGCACATTCGTTCGACCTAAAACCATCCATTCTCGCTCGGAGACGACACATGCCCTTGGATATCAAGAATTTTCCGCTTGTCTGGATGAGCTATGACGAAGCGCCGGACCACGACCACGACGAGGATTTCGCGGCGTTAGAGATGTGCCTTAAGCGCGGCGCACCGTTCGTGATCTTGAGCGATAATGCTCCGACCGAAGACGAAGACCACGACCACAGCCAGGAAGAAAGGAAGCGCACTGCGCTGTGGATGAAGAAGCACAAGGCCGAACTGCGGACGCTCGTGCTGGCGATGATTGTGATTGAGCCGAGCGCCGCCAAGCGTCTGACCTTCAAGACTTTCGGCGCGGTCTTTTCTAAATTCTGGGGTTTCCCGTTGAAGATTGCAGTGACTCGCAAAGAGGCAATGGATGTCGCCGAGAACCTGCTGTCAGAGGGCGTAGTGCCTGCGGGCCGCTGACATTCACGGAGTGTCCTTGCTTTTGGTTGACTTCGTTCCGCATCATCACGGTCCAAGCGTCTTGCAACTCGTGCCGGCCGGGCGGTCAGGCGCCCGGCTGGCGGTAGTCCTGTTGCTTCGTCAGCATGGCCCAGACGATCCGGGCGGCCTTGTTGGCCATGGCGACGGTGGCCAGCCGGAACGGCTTCTGGGCGCTCGACGGCGGCTATGGATGCGCCGCTGCTGTCGAGCCGGGCGATGGATTCCGCCCTACATATCCCGATCAGGCATTTGCTCGGGACACAGCCAAGCCTGCAGCTGGATTGACAGTCGATCTCTGAGGGTCTTGTCGCCATGCTCTGCGCAAAGGCTCAGAGCCACTGAACTGACGGAGAAAGCCTGGATTCCTTCTGACTGAAGCTCAGCCGATATGTCCTGCCGGAACGGTCCACCCTTCAACTTCTGGACCAGGATGCGGTCGTACCGACAGATCGCCTTGGCGATGGCCCCGA
The genomic region above belongs to Rhodovulum sulfidophilum DSM 1374 and contains:
- a CDS encoding AraC family transcriptional regulator — its product is MYLDVRPDWLAYVDEIPRALVAANAVATLDALEQSPRHHHQKAQLLFTVRGVVNCEVDGAVWIVPPQCAVWIPGGLPHSVFGSGEVECLSLFIDPPESANLPKGCCTITVSRFFRELLMRANALPDLYDVDGPDGRIVSVLFDELAVAPVEDLCLPIPGDPRLKRLTDLLIAAPADHASVAKWASRVALSERSLSRLLAEEVGMSFGRWRRQLHIVLALRRLSAGQSVQAVAIDLGYESASSFVTMFRKMVGKPPSRYLLERSRLR